In the Kribbella sp. NBC_00482 genome, one interval contains:
- a CDS encoding S66 peptidase family protein: MTDVVVPQRLRSGDRVAVVAPSGPVDASRLDAGVVHLRSWGLEVDVMPSVLAGHERFKYLAADDKARAEDLRNAWLDPRYAAVFCARGGYGVQRLLEYVDVDELVAVPKWFVGFSDITALHEPLNARGLVTVHGPMAAAVEQLDTDAGRERLRALLFEPETVTDLLAQAGARTVVDGVAEGLLRGGNLALLAASIGTPTYAPPVGVVVLEEVNEEAYQADRLLTQLLRAGWFEQVTGLVIGDFSKGGEGLDDTIRERLEPLDVPTVEGAAIGHEALNLAVPLGLPVRLDATAGSLIPSGLAGS, translated from the coding sequence GTGACTGACGTGGTGGTGCCGCAGCGGCTGCGGAGCGGGGACCGGGTTGCTGTGGTGGCGCCGTCGGGGCCGGTGGACGCTTCGCGGCTCGACGCCGGAGTCGTCCACCTCAGGTCCTGGGGACTCGAGGTGGACGTGATGCCGTCGGTGCTGGCCGGGCACGAGCGGTTCAAGTACCTGGCGGCCGACGACAAAGCACGTGCCGAGGACCTGCGGAACGCCTGGCTGGACCCGCGGTACGCCGCGGTGTTCTGCGCACGTGGCGGGTACGGCGTGCAGCGGCTGCTCGAGTACGTCGACGTCGACGAGCTGGTCGCCGTACCGAAGTGGTTCGTCGGGTTCAGTGACATCACCGCGCTGCACGAGCCGCTGAACGCACGTGGTCTCGTGACTGTCCACGGGCCGATGGCTGCTGCTGTGGAGCAGCTGGACACGGATGCGGGGCGTGAGCGGCTGCGGGCGCTCCTGTTCGAGCCGGAGACCGTAACTGACCTGCTGGCACAGGCCGGGGCACGCACTGTGGTGGACGGCGTCGCCGAGGGGCTGCTGCGTGGCGGCAACCTGGCGTTGCTGGCGGCAAGCATCGGTACGCCGACGTACGCGCCGCCGGTGGGTGTCGTCGTACTCGAAGAGGTCAACGAGGAGGCGTACCAGGCGGACCGGCTGCTCACTCAGCTGCTGCGGGCCGGGTGGTTCGAGCAGGTGACCGGTCTGGTCATCGGTGACTTCAGCAAGGGCGGCGAAGGGCTCGACGACACCATCCGCGAGCGGCTCGAGCCACTCGACGTACCGACGGTGGAGGGTGCGGCGATCGGACATGAGGCGCTGAACCTCGCCGTACCGCTGGGGTTGCCGGTACGGCTCGACGCGACCGCCGGGTCCCTTATCCCAAGTGGTCTCGCAGGAAGCTGA
- a CDS encoding phosphodiester glycosidase family protein, which yields MSLIRPLTTAIGVGGLLAGVLVSPAVGRTTTGIPDAAIAETGVLTSRDDSPVAPGVNYTSFERLDAKGWQRGDILDTDLDKHGVTVDLVNNGGKVSGGQPLSQQLARKGAIAGVNGDFFDINDTTAPLGVGVEQSGKLLNAPAAGHNDTAVIGKDGLGKIAQLFLQGTATDDDATKLELTNLNSPTVNAGGIGLYTPEWGDAARTRTVDGLPTVREVILRDGVVVSSAATPATTPLAANEQALIGREAGADALTAFEVGDKVGVEYGLRPDAADVAVGISGNYQLAKDGKVPDTVPDADLAPRTAIGFDADGSRMILLTVDGRATGSRGLSLKEMGQLMISLGADDALNLDGGGSSTMLARTPGKAAPEVVNDPSDGGERLIPNGLGLVPVKGSGKLKGFRVEAVGTSEESPDTDLSRSSRVLTGLSRVLSATGHDETYAPATGTPFWYAGSNVRVDQHGVVTGRRAGDAIVTATRGAANGRFPMTVLGTPTRLAPSTRQVSLADTAAKGFFEVDGYDADGFSTWIEPRDVKLSYDPALVKLVAKGNGFEVTAVSSEAASAVVTATVGTLSTQLSITAGLTSTVVDELDDVTKWAANAVPAGAATATRSAAEGHDGGQAIALDYSLTGSTATRAAYLSQTPQQTLPGQPQKLGAWVYGDGKGAWLRANAYDAAGGTAQTLNLAPTIDWTGWKYVEADIPPGLTMPLRFWRIYVVETSPTRQYSGRIVVDDLTLRSAPPVTMDPPAKVIDPMVMTDGTVTTSGRWRFAVMSDAQFTSDVPNSDYVKQARRTIREALAQKPEFLVINGDFVDRAFGPDIALAKQIIDEEVAGKVPVHYVPGNHETYGPGDLSEWKKVFGNATSTFDHLGTRFVLRDSSLGSLRAGGFDQILDLRQQLADAATNKAIKNVVVMAHHPIDDPSPTQNSQLGDRKEAAMIVKWLADFRATTGKGAAYMAAHAGTFAATRTDGVLLPLTGNSGKSPAAAPDAGGFTGWALVGIAARPSTQPWFQVELRPHVDSLELAAPASLRRGQTGTAAATVVQENRRIPVAFPVSADWWGSSTLYIGPAKTAPFWAVASYDPSTGVLTALRPGTAQLGVTVNGVSKSTTLQVGW from the coding sequence CAAGGTGTCCGGGGGCCAGCCGCTCAGTCAGCAGCTCGCCCGCAAGGGCGCGATCGCCGGCGTGAACGGTGACTTCTTCGACATCAACGACACCACCGCGCCGTTGGGCGTCGGCGTCGAGCAGAGCGGCAAGCTGCTCAACGCGCCCGCCGCCGGCCACAACGACACCGCGGTGATCGGCAAGGACGGCCTCGGCAAGATCGCCCAGCTCTTCCTGCAAGGTACGGCGACCGACGACGACGCCACGAAGCTCGAGCTGACCAACCTCAACTCGCCGACCGTCAACGCCGGCGGGATCGGCCTCTACACCCCGGAGTGGGGCGATGCGGCCCGGACTCGGACCGTGGACGGCCTGCCGACCGTGCGCGAGGTGATCCTTCGCGACGGTGTGGTCGTCTCCTCGGCCGCCACTCCGGCCACCACCCCGTTGGCAGCGAACGAGCAGGCGCTGATCGGCCGCGAGGCCGGCGCCGACGCGCTCACCGCGTTCGAAGTGGGCGACAAGGTCGGCGTCGAGTACGGGCTGCGCCCGGACGCGGCCGACGTCGCGGTCGGGATCAGCGGCAACTATCAGCTCGCGAAGGACGGCAAGGTGCCGGACACGGTGCCGGACGCCGACCTCGCACCTCGTACCGCGATCGGCTTCGACGCCGACGGCAGCCGGATGATCCTGCTCACCGTCGACGGCCGGGCCACCGGCTCACGGGGCCTGTCGCTGAAGGAAATGGGCCAGCTGATGATCAGCCTCGGGGCTGACGACGCGCTCAACCTGGACGGCGGCGGCTCCTCGACGATGCTCGCCCGGACCCCGGGCAAGGCCGCGCCGGAGGTCGTCAACGACCCGTCCGACGGCGGCGAGCGGCTGATCCCGAACGGACTCGGCCTGGTCCCGGTCAAGGGCTCCGGCAAGCTCAAGGGCTTCCGCGTCGAGGCCGTCGGCACGTCCGAGGAGAGCCCCGACACCGACCTCTCCCGCAGCTCCCGCGTCCTCACCGGACTCAGCCGAGTCCTCAGCGCCACGGGCCACGACGAGACGTACGCGCCCGCGACCGGCACACCGTTCTGGTACGCCGGCAGCAACGTCCGCGTCGACCAGCACGGTGTGGTCACCGGCCGCCGCGCCGGCGACGCGATCGTCACCGCGACCCGTGGCGCGGCGAACGGAAGGTTCCCGATGACAGTGCTCGGTACGCCGACCCGCCTGGCGCCCTCGACCCGGCAGGTGTCGCTCGCCGACACCGCAGCCAAGGGCTTCTTCGAGGTCGACGGGTACGACGCCGACGGGTTCTCCACCTGGATCGAGCCGCGCGATGTCAAGCTCAGCTACGACCCGGCGCTGGTGAAGCTCGTTGCGAAGGGCAATGGTTTCGAGGTCACCGCGGTGAGCAGCGAGGCCGCGTCGGCCGTGGTGACCGCGACCGTCGGCACGCTCAGCACGCAGCTCAGCATCACGGCCGGCCTGACCAGCACGGTGGTCGACGAGCTCGACGACGTCACCAAGTGGGCGGCGAACGCCGTACCGGCCGGTGCCGCGACGGCGACGCGGTCCGCTGCGGAAGGGCATGACGGCGGGCAGGCGATCGCGCTCGACTACTCGCTGACGGGCAGCACCGCCACGCGAGCGGCGTACCTCTCGCAGACGCCGCAGCAGACGCTGCCGGGGCAGCCGCAGAAGCTCGGCGCGTGGGTGTACGGCGACGGCAAGGGTGCGTGGCTGCGCGCCAACGCGTACGACGCGGCCGGTGGTACGGCGCAGACGCTCAACCTGGCGCCGACGATCGACTGGACCGGGTGGAAGTACGTCGAGGCGGACATCCCGCCCGGGCTGACGATGCCGCTGCGCTTCTGGCGGATCTACGTCGTCGAGACCTCGCCGACCCGGCAGTACTCGGGCCGGATCGTCGTCGACGACCTGACCCTCCGCAGCGCGCCGCCGGTGACGATGGACCCGCCGGCCAAGGTGATCGACCCGATGGTCATGACCGACGGGACCGTGACGACGAGCGGCCGCTGGCGGTTCGCGGTGATGTCGGACGCGCAGTTCACCTCCGACGTCCCGAACTCGGACTACGTGAAGCAGGCCCGCCGGACGATCCGCGAGGCGCTCGCGCAGAAGCCCGAGTTCCTGGTGATCAACGGCGACTTCGTGGACCGCGCGTTCGGTCCGGACATCGCGCTGGCCAAGCAGATCATCGACGAGGAGGTGGCCGGCAAGGTGCCGGTGCACTACGTGCCGGGCAACCACGAGACCTACGGACCGGGCGACCTGTCCGAGTGGAAGAAGGTCTTCGGCAACGCGACCAGCACGTTCGACCACCTGGGTACCCGGTTCGTACTGCGGGACTCGTCACTCGGATCGCTGCGGGCCGGAGGGTTCGACCAGATCCTCGATCTGCGCCAGCAGCTCGCCGACGCGGCGACGAACAAGGCGATCAAGAACGTCGTGGTGATGGCGCACCACCCGATCGACGACCCGTCGCCGACGCAGAACTCGCAGCTCGGTGACCGCAAGGAGGCCGCGATGATCGTGAAGTGGCTGGCCGACTTCCGCGCCACGACCGGCAAGGGCGCGGCCTACATGGCGGCGCACGCGGGCACCTTCGCGGCGACCCGTACCGACGGCGTACTGCTCCCACTGACCGGCAACTCCGGCAAGAGCCCCGCGGCCGCACCGGACGCCGGCGGCTTCACCGGGTGGGCACTGGTCGGGATCGCGGCGCGCCCGTCGACGCAACCGTGGTTCCAGGTGGAACTCCGCCCGCACGTCGACTCCCTCGAACTGGCCGCGCCGGCTTCCCTGCGCCGCGGCCAGACCGGCACGGCGGCCGCGACCGTCGTGCAGGAGAACCGGCGGATCCCAGTGGCGTTCCCGGTGTCGGCTGACTGGTGGGGCTCGTCCACGCTGTACATCGGCCCCGCAAAGACCGCACCGTTCTGGGCAGTCGCCTCCTACGACCCGTCCACCGGCGTACTGACCGCACTACGCCCTGGCACAGCCCAGCTGGGCGTAACGGTGAACGGGGTCTCCAAGAGCACGACGCTGCAGGTCGGTTGGTAG
- a CDS encoding ABC transporter ATP-binding protein gives MKRPEYDPAAPQEVVRLPVASGATVRAYIKELFRRHRRQFLWLTLVNTVAALSGMIGPWLLGNVVQKLSEGRTDVDLPYVVIGFVIALAVQTVFVRLTRLRGAVLGEEMLADLREDFLVRAVGLPPGVLERAGTGDLLSRITTDIDRLSHAMRDAVPQLTIAIIWASLLIGALIVTAPALAVAVVIAAPILIIGGRWYFRRAPAGYRSEAAGYAAVASALAETVDAGRTVESHRLGGRRIAVGDTRIGQWVAWERYTLYLRMILFPVINMTHTVALAAVLVIGGGFAIQGWLTVGALTTGALYIQMLVEPVNMMIRWYDELQVAQVSLARLVGVREVEAAATTSEDEPDGRTVLADDVRFGYLEGRDVLHGVTLTVEPGARVALVGPSGAGKSTLGRLLAGIYSPRVGDITLGGAALDRMSAEQVRSHVALVNQEHHVFVGSVRDNLRLAKQGASDADLWAALRSVDADGWVAGFDDGLDTEVGSGGVSLTPAQAQQVALARLVLADPHTLVLDEATSLMDPRAARHLERSLATVLEGRTVVAIAHRLHTAHDADVIAVVEDGKIVELGAHDELVDAEGAYAALWHSWHGDR, from the coding sequence GTGAAGCGCCCCGAGTACGACCCGGCAGCGCCGCAGGAGGTAGTGCGGCTCCCGGTGGCAAGTGGCGCGACCGTCCGTGCCTACATCAAGGAGCTGTTCCGCCGCCACCGGCGCCAGTTCCTGTGGCTGACGCTGGTCAACACGGTGGCAGCGCTGAGCGGCATGATCGGTCCCTGGCTGCTCGGCAACGTGGTGCAGAAGCTCTCCGAGGGCCGCACCGACGTGGACCTGCCGTACGTCGTGATCGGCTTCGTCATCGCCCTCGCGGTGCAGACCGTGTTCGTGCGGCTGACCCGCCTGCGCGGTGCAGTGCTCGGCGAGGAGATGCTCGCGGATCTCCGTGAGGACTTCCTGGTCCGTGCGGTCGGGCTGCCGCCGGGCGTGCTCGAGCGCGCCGGGACGGGTGACCTGCTGTCCCGGATCACCACGGACATCGACCGGCTGTCGCATGCGATGCGCGACGCCGTACCGCAGCTGACGATCGCGATCATCTGGGCGTCGCTGCTGATCGGTGCGCTGATCGTGACCGCACCGGCGCTGGCCGTGGCCGTGGTGATCGCGGCGCCGATCCTGATCATCGGCGGCCGGTGGTACTTCCGCCGCGCACCAGCCGGGTACCGGTCGGAAGCGGCCGGGTACGCGGCGGTCGCGTCGGCGCTGGCCGAGACGGTCGACGCCGGCCGGACCGTCGAGTCGCACCGGCTCGGTGGCCGCCGGATCGCCGTGGGCGACACCCGGATCGGTCAGTGGGTCGCCTGGGAGCGGTACACGCTGTACCTGCGGATGATCCTGTTCCCGGTGATCAACATGACCCACACGGTCGCGTTGGCCGCCGTCCTGGTCATCGGCGGCGGATTCGCGATCCAGGGCTGGCTGACGGTCGGCGCGCTGACCACAGGTGCGCTGTACATCCAGATGCTCGTCGAGCCGGTCAACATGATGATCCGCTGGTACGACGAGTTGCAGGTGGCACAGGTGTCGTTGGCGCGGTTGGTCGGCGTCCGTGAGGTGGAGGCCGCCGCGACGACGAGCGAGGACGAGCCGGACGGGCGGACGGTGCTGGCCGACGACGTGCGGTTCGGGTACCTGGAGGGCCGCGACGTACTGCACGGGGTCACGTTGACGGTCGAGCCAGGTGCTCGCGTGGCGCTTGTCGGGCCGTCCGGTGCTGGCAAGTCGACGTTGGGCCGTTTGCTGGCCGGCATCTACTCGCCACGCGTCGGTGACATCACCTTGGGTGGTGCGGCGCTGGACCGGATGTCTGCCGAGCAGGTCCGCAGTCACGTTGCCTTGGTCAACCAAGAGCACCACGTGTTCGTGGGCAGCGTGCGGGACAACCTGCGACTGGCCAAGCAGGGCGCGTCCGACGCGGACCTGTGGGCGGCACTGCGGTCGGTGGACGCCGACGGCTGGGTGGCAGGGTTCGACGACGGACTGGACACCGAGGTGGGCTCCGGCGGGGTCTCGCTGACGCCGGCCCAGGCGCAACAGGTCGCGCTGGCGCGTCTGGTCCTTGCTGACCCGCACACGCTGGTCCTGGACGAGGCGACCTCGTTGATGGACCCGCGGGCGGCCCGGCACCTGGAGCGGTCGCTGGCGACCGTACTGGAGGGCCGGACCGTGGTGGCGATCGCACACCGGCTGCACACCGCGCACGACGCCGACGTGATCGCGGTCGTCGAGGACGGCAAGATCGTCGAGCTGGGGGCCCACGACGAGCTGGTCGACGCCGAAGGCGCGTACGCCGCGCTCTGGCACTCCTGGCACGGCGACCGATGA
- a CDS encoding MarR family winged helix-turn-helix transcriptional regulator → MAQRNERADFARAVMELLDQGHRGISRRLDLTRVRVLGLVADRGPIRPNAIAAELRLTASATSRHLTALEQAGQVAVEPDPDDARTFLVELTDQGREEIAVTVQAGVTAFTSVIADWSDEDVLTATALITRLNQAWAQRPPAPAPESSEGPRWRRRRRSD, encoded by the coding sequence GTGGCGCAACGAAATGAACGTGCAGACTTCGCCCGGGCGGTGATGGAGCTCCTCGATCAGGGTCATCGGGGGATCTCGCGGCGGCTCGATCTGACCCGCGTCCGGGTGCTCGGACTGGTCGCGGACCGCGGCCCGATCCGGCCGAACGCGATCGCCGCGGAGCTCCGGCTCACCGCGTCTGCCACGAGCCGTCACCTGACCGCGTTGGAGCAGGCCGGGCAGGTCGCGGTCGAGCCGGACCCCGACGACGCCCGCACGTTCCTGGTCGAGCTGACGGACCAGGGACGCGAAGAGATAGCGGTGACGGTCCAGGCCGGCGTCACGGCGTTCACGAGCGTGATCGCCGACTGGTCCGACGAGGACGTGTTGACGGCCACCGCCCTGATCACCCGCCTCAACCAGGCCTGGGCCCAGCGACCACCCGCACCTGCTCCGGAGTCGAGCGAGGGACCCCGGTGGCGTCGAAGGAGGAGAAGTGACTGA
- a CDS encoding ABC transporter ATP-binding protein, giving the protein MSLRLVPFADPGVPDTRSGLRLILWLEHQQLRGQILAVFWGLVYFGGIAAAPVAVGLAVQAAIDLSWPKLMLAGALLLAFGAAKAGADSYFHKAVVTNWISTASRLQQLLFRKAAELGSLLTRRIAAGEVVAVSSGDVEKIGWFVEVLGRFVAALLTCFAVVIGLLFYEPQLGLVVAIAVPVLAFSIVPLMGPAERRADEQRAKGGRATELAADTVAGLRVLRGIGGEQLFLERYREASQEYRSSAVRSARMWSLIAALQVFLFGLFLVLVVWMGVRLVTSGHISVGELVTTYGFITFMLVPLHTFEETASAFIFSKVSARRAARVLSLQRTDETKGTAAAQLPEGDVLDPVTGLHVPAGSFTAVVSGNPDQGGLLADRLGGHSPSAAGEASVLLDGVALDDIPLGSARTVVLVQDKDPVLLSGTVRELFDVPASGAVSPETALDAAQCEDILDVLRQTLPAGESDAMNAVLTERGRSLSGGQRQRVALARSLYVDPQVLVLDEPTSAVDAHTEARIADGLQLLRAGRTTVVFTSSPLMLDRAERVVFVPEGRVEAVGTHHELLHTNARYRAVVTREEEPKFEEFA; this is encoded by the coding sequence ATGTCTTTGCGCCTTGTCCCGTTCGCCGATCCGGGTGTGCCCGACACCCGATCCGGCCTCCGACTCATCCTCTGGCTGGAGCACCAGCAACTGCGTGGGCAGATCCTCGCGGTGTTCTGGGGCCTCGTTTACTTCGGCGGTATCGCAGCCGCTCCGGTCGCCGTCGGTCTCGCCGTCCAGGCGGCGATCGACCTGTCCTGGCCCAAGCTGATGCTGGCCGGTGCCCTCCTGCTCGCCTTCGGCGCGGCCAAGGCCGGCGCCGACTCGTACTTCCACAAGGCCGTGGTGACCAACTGGATCAGTACGGCGTCCCGCCTGCAGCAGCTGCTGTTCCGCAAGGCCGCGGAGCTGGGCTCGCTGCTGACCCGCCGGATCGCCGCCGGCGAGGTGGTCGCCGTGAGCAGCGGCGACGTCGAGAAGATCGGCTGGTTCGTCGAGGTCCTCGGCCGGTTCGTGGCCGCGCTGCTGACCTGCTTCGCGGTCGTGATCGGCCTGCTGTTCTACGAACCGCAGCTCGGTCTGGTGGTCGCGATCGCCGTACCGGTGCTCGCGTTCTCGATCGTCCCGCTGATGGGTCCCGCGGAGCGCCGTGCGGACGAGCAGCGGGCCAAGGGCGGCCGGGCGACCGAGCTGGCCGCCGACACCGTCGCCGGCCTGCGCGTGCTGCGCGGCATCGGCGGTGAGCAGCTGTTCCTGGAGCGGTACCGGGAGGCCTCGCAGGAGTACCGGAGCAGTGCGGTCCGTAGCGCCCGGATGTGGTCGCTGATCGCGGCTCTGCAGGTGTTCCTGTTCGGTCTGTTCCTGGTGCTCGTCGTCTGGATGGGTGTCCGGCTGGTGACGTCCGGCCACATCTCGGTCGGCGAGCTGGTCACGACGTACGGCTTCATCACGTTCATGCTGGTGCCGCTGCACACGTTCGAGGAGACCGCGAGCGCGTTCATCTTCTCGAAGGTGTCGGCGCGCCGGGCCGCGCGGGTGCTGTCGTTGCAGCGGACCGACGAGACCAAGGGGACCGCTGCGGCCCAGCTGCCGGAGGGCGACGTGCTCGACCCGGTCACTGGGCTCCATGTCCCGGCCGGAAGCTTCACCGCGGTCGTCAGCGGCAACCCGGACCAGGGCGGTCTGCTGGCCGACCGGTTGGGTGGCCACAGCCCGTCAGCTGCCGGCGAGGCGTCCGTGCTGCTCGACGGCGTCGCCCTGGACGACATCCCGCTGGGGTCCGCGCGCACCGTCGTACTCGTGCAGGACAAGGACCCGGTGCTGTTGTCGGGGACGGTGCGCGAGCTGTTCGACGTACCGGCCAGTGGCGCGGTCTCACCCGAGACGGCGCTGGATGCGGCGCAGTGCGAGGACATCCTCGACGTACTGCGGCAGACGCTGCCTGCTGGTGAGTCCGACGCGATGAACGCGGTGCTGACCGAGCGCGGCAGGTCTCTGTCCGGTGGCCAGCGGCAGCGGGTGGCGTTGGCGCGCTCGCTGTACGTCGACCCACAGGTGCTGGTGCTCGACGAGCCGACCAGTGCGGTCGACGCGCACACCGAGGCACGGATCGCAGACGGTCTGCAGTTGTTGCGCGCCGGCCGGACCACGGTGGTGTTCACATCCAGCCCGCTGATGCTGGACCGGGCGGAGCGGGTCGTGTTCGTGCCGGAGGGCCGCGTCGAAGCGGTCGGCACGCACCACGAGCTGCTGCACACCAACGCGCGGTACCGCGCCGTGGTGACCCGTGAAGAAGAACCTAAGTTCGAGGAGTTCGCGTGA
- a CDS encoding S9 family peptidase, whose protein sequence is MLLTTLFSLPTTMALDVDDEGRMLVLYDGTGTRQVNEVDPDGTWRALTDLDDTCRGARFVPGSNRVVVEHDTGGDERGQLSLLDLDEPGLPALTPLIHDAEYIHHLVTARAGSVLYTTNRRNGVDFDLVTHDLATGRETVLYDGGGWVMGVDPSPDDKWVVLSKASSPANSMQLLLLDTSSRSVTELTAEEAHNDQGPVAWLPDSSAFLVSSNADRDRMAIRRYDVSSAAWSELLADDARDLAGWPSPDGEHLLVGVLEDGEVALALHRLEDGSAIAELDLPAGGCAGLLYATPDPIWSPDGSFAAITYNSPVIPPTVYRFVPGGELTAIRSVEVPAELEHPESLRVPSFDGEQVPVFVFRPTGQSLGSTVVHVHGGPEGAAMRIWSPIISALAAEGHTVVVPNVRGSAGYGKRWYSLDDRQLRMDSVKDLAAINAWLPTIDGDPKRAALWGGSYGGYMVLAGVAFQPDLWAAGVDIVGIASLVTFLENTSDYRRSTREREYGYLATDREFLESASPLSRVDDIRAPLFVIHGANDPRVPLSEAEQITDALTKRGVPCQLLVYPDEGHGLAKLTNRLDAYPQAFSFLRDHLG, encoded by the coding sequence GTGCTGCTGACGACGCTCTTCTCTCTGCCCACCACCATGGCCCTGGACGTCGACGACGAGGGCCGCATGCTGGTCCTGTACGACGGCACAGGCACCCGTCAGGTCAACGAGGTCGACCCGGACGGGACCTGGCGCGCACTCACTGATCTCGACGACACCTGCCGCGGCGCCCGGTTCGTTCCGGGCAGCAACCGCGTGGTCGTCGAGCACGACACCGGCGGCGACGAGCGCGGTCAGCTCTCGCTGCTCGACCTCGACGAACCCGGTCTGCCCGCACTGACCCCGCTGATCCACGACGCCGAGTACATCCACCACCTGGTCACGGCCCGGGCCGGCAGCGTTCTCTACACGACGAACCGCCGCAACGGCGTCGACTTCGACCTGGTCACCCACGACCTGGCCACCGGCCGCGAGACCGTTCTGTACGACGGCGGCGGCTGGGTGATGGGCGTCGACCCGTCGCCGGACGACAAGTGGGTCGTGCTCTCGAAGGCGAGCAGCCCTGCGAACTCGATGCAGCTGCTCCTGCTCGACACGTCGAGCCGCTCAGTCACCGAGCTCACCGCGGAGGAAGCCCACAACGACCAGGGTCCGGTCGCCTGGCTGCCCGACTCGTCCGCGTTCCTGGTGTCGAGCAACGCCGACCGCGACCGGATGGCAATCCGCCGGTACGACGTCAGCTCTGCAGCGTGGAGCGAGTTGCTGGCGGACGACGCCCGCGACCTCGCCGGGTGGCCCTCACCGGACGGCGAGCACCTCTTGGTCGGCGTACTGGAGGACGGGGAGGTGGCGCTGGCGCTGCACCGGCTGGAAGACGGGTCGGCGATCGCTGAGCTCGACCTGCCTGCCGGTGGTTGCGCGGGCCTGTTGTACGCCACGCCGGATCCGATCTGGTCGCCGGACGGCTCGTTCGCGGCGATCACCTACAACTCTCCGGTCATCCCGCCGACCGTGTACCGGTTCGTGCCGGGCGGTGAGCTGACGGCGATCCGCTCGGTGGAGGTTCCGGCCGAGCTCGAGCATCCGGAGAGCCTGCGCGTTCCGTCGTTCGACGGCGAGCAGGTGCCGGTGTTCGTGTTCCGGCCGACCGGTCAGAGCCTGGGGTCCACAGTCGTCCACGTCCACGGCGGTCCAGAAGGCGCCGCGATGCGGATCTGGAGCCCGATCATCTCGGCGCTGGCCGCTGAGGGCCACACAGTCGTCGTACCGAACGTCCGCGGCTCGGCGGGCTACGGCAAGCGGTGGTACTCGCTGGACGACCGCCAGCTGCGGATGGACTCGGTGAAGGATCTGGCCGCGATCAACGCGTGGCTGCCGACGATCGACGGCGACCCGAAGCGCGCCGCGCTCTGGGGCGGTTCGTACGGCGGGTACATGGTGCTGGCCGGTGTCGCGTTCCAGCCGGACCTGTGGGCGGCCGGCGTGGACATCGTCGGAATCGCTTCGCTGGTGACGTTCCTGGAGAACACCTCGGACTACCGGCGGTCGACGCGGGAGCGCGAATACGGGTACCTGGCGACGGACCGGGAGTTTCTGGAGTCGGCAAGTCCGCTCAGCCGCGTCGACGACATCCGGGCGCCGCTGTTCGTCATCCACGGCGCCAACGACCCACGGGTCCCGTTGTCCGAGGCAGAGCAGATCACTGACGCTCTGACGAAGCGCGGCGTACCGTGCCAGCTCCTGGTGTACCCGGACGAGGGCCACGGTCTGGCCAAGCTCACGAACCGCCTGGACGCGTACCCGCAGGCGTTCAGCTTCCTGCGAGACCACTTGGGATAA